A genomic stretch from Argonema galeatum A003/A1 includes:
- the purS gene encoding phosphoribosylformylglycinamidine synthase subunit PurS has translation MVVLKYQARIYVTLRPSVLDPAGTAVQSGLKHMGYENVEQVRIGKYVELTLTAESLDAAKKQLDVICDQLLANVVIENYRFELAEVSAPAEAKV, from the coding sequence ATAGTTGTGTTGAAATATCAGGCTCGAATCTATGTTACTCTGCGGCCTTCAGTTTTAGACCCGGCTGGTACGGCTGTGCAGTCTGGACTGAAGCACATGGGTTATGAAAATGTGGAACAAGTGAGAATAGGGAAGTATGTCGAACTGACGCTGACTGCTGAGTCTCTTGATGCGGCGAAAAAGCAACTGGATGTGATTTGCGACCAGTTGTTGGCGAATGTGGTGATTGAAAATTATCGCTTTGAGTTGGCTGAGGTGTCTGCACCGGCGGAGGCGAAGGTATGA